The DNA window aGCGCAGCTAATCTAAGCAGCTAAAAGCTTAAAGGACATCTAACTAAACAACAATATGCTGGATACAAACCTTATGTTTTGCAACCTGAAATAGTAGAAATTCCCCCATTGCTGGGTAGGCCCTTGTTGATGTTTTGCAATGTACTGCTTATGAGCCCATTCCTGGCAAACATGAACAGATATTATActcaacaaagagaaaaaaagatactCTAGAGCagaaacaccaaaacaaaagtGAAGAGCAGATGCATATTTCTGACAAAAATTAGTGCTGATTCTTTAGAGAAAATTCTGCTTGTCTCAACAAAACAACCCGTTGACAGTTAGGTTCCAACAAAGAGTAGTCTCCAATATTAAACAGTATAAAGGCGACGGTAGGAATACCAGAAGAATGCAACACTCAATAGAAACTAACGTTAATGTCAAAAGAGATCCATATAGACACCACTAAAACTGAAAACTGATCATGCTGCATGTACCCTCGCGTTGTGCATCttgaaagaaaggaaatcaaGAAACCTACCCTTCAAGGGCATATAGCAAAGCCATACTTTATAAacagcagagagagagagagcagggGGGAATTACCTGTTGGTGTTCTGGGAGAGGAAAAACATCTCCAAAGATTGTTACCCTTGCATTTGATAAGCCACTCCACCCAGGAATCTATGAAACCTAACTGTCAATAAAGTTCATAAATGGAGAACAAAAACCACCCAAGATATTTCTAGAGTTAAAGAGCAAGTGCTAACCTGCACAACAAGTGTGCATCTGGGGTCAACTAGCAAATTCCTTGTGTGGATGGCCAAtggtgaaaatgaaaaaataggaTCTACAGattgagaaaacaaaatgattaaaTGAGTCAAATCATATGCAAACATCTGTGCACACTGCACATTAGGAAGATCGTTCTTCAATGTTCAAATGATTGTCCAGAATCAAGAGTGTTGGATCAAATTCTAGCCCAATtcgataaaaaaacactttaataggATTCTTAAAATGTGTTAGATCTTTTTAGCCAAACTAACTATACCATTTATAGGTAATCAGGAagaaatatttatatgtataattcATATTGCAAGTTGAATTGCATTATATCATATAACCTTATACCGCTTTATcttaagaaacaaacaaaaacaaaaaactatatgtatcaatcaaatatgaaaatttgACTTACGCCCCATTGGATCTGGTGCAAAATCCACCAAGGAACCAAATGGATATCCTTCTCGTCGATGGTGCATTCGAGACATTACAGTGCATAGATGAGCAAATCTAGCCTGAATTACAAAGAAACACAAGTTCAGAACTAAGAATGAACATAAGTTCAGAACCATTATATCAAAGACATAAAATTAGACAATTCCAGGCAATGACTAGGTTctgaagaaatgaaagaatggcCATTACCTGCTCCATCAAATTGCGGACTGCCAAGGCTGGTCGAGGTAAGCCATGAGCCGATGTAGCACTCTGCACTCCACCAGAAATTGGTGTTCTAAAAAGCCCAGCTCTGGTTCCCCCACCAGTTCCGCTTCCATGTGGTACAATCAGAGGTGTTTCCACCTTCAATATGTTCTCTGCATCCTTTTCACTACTTTCACTTTGCTCTATGTTATCCTTCATAACACAAGATAAGCCATCACTACTTAGCCGAAGTAGCCATTTGATACATCCAGTTATTGTCTAActcatagaaaagaaaaggttccaAAACATCATATAGGCATGCGAACACAGCTCTGACAAAGAAAACAGACATCCCAAAATCCATGTTATCTCATTGTTATCTACATTAATTGGAGAAACTGACCATTGGTTTCATCCCCCAGATTCCCTAACAGCCTTTAACAACTTATTATGATCAATGAATGATTAGAACAATTACAacattaaaacaacaaaacaaaaactatatttgaCAGGATTGCGTATTCCTAGTTAGTAGTATaagaaattgagaaattttCAAGCTCAAACTGGCCTTAGCAGCTCTTCAACTCAATTTCCACAACTTCCTTACCACCAAATATCATCTCAACATATCACAAACCTCAAGGTGAAGAGCAAAGTTGTTCTCTGTTCCACAACATCTTCGAAAAATTCAAGCTTTTCTTAAGctaatttcttttcaatctcaAGAGTAAAAATCCTAGCTTTCCAAATCCACTTGGAGGATAGAAATCATCAAACTCTCTAACataaaattcaacattaactaTTTCATTTAACCCTgcaaaaactattaaatcaaaGCCAAAATACACAAAAGATTCATATAAACAAGGAATAAAGCACTTTGTCTCTGAGTGCAAAGGAAAAACTACCTGAGGCAAGGAAAGAATGTCATCGGAAAAAAAGCCAAACCCATTATTAGTAAACGGCCCCTGATCGTCAGCATCGCCTGAAACATCACGTGCTAAAGCTTGAAGACGAAGGGAAGAGGAGTGGGGAGTTTCGGCAAATTTGAGAGACCCGGTTGGCTTAGTGTTGTGTAATTTGAATGAAGAAGAAGGGATGTTATTGAGAATTGGGTATGTCTCTGAGTTAGTCATAAAGACTGTTCTTGAAAGAGATTCCATTGAAACACGGAAAGACTGAAAAAGGAAGGGTTTTAAGACAGAGAAGAGAAGGcgaggaaaagaaagagagaaaaggtgACAGACACAGGAGATGTTGTGAACAAAAGATGACCCAATAAGGTATACTGCAGGAGGCTAGGCGTGAGATTTTCCTTATGATACTTCTTTGTGTTGTTACTTTATTAGCGTGAAGGTTAATAAAGGAGAATATCTAAAAATCCttccttttttcttaataaagatTATATCTTTTGTGGTAATTGGGTATGCAATggctcttttctttattttattctaatagTTTTTATCTAATTGTAAAACTCTTTAATTTAGGtttagatattattaaaaaaatatatataattgaccaattataatcaatttttttttcgatgTTTCGAGTGAGGGTGAAGCCAACAACTTGATTGGCCGCACACGGAAACAAGCTCCTAGTTTATTTACTTAATAATTcgctaaaaaaacaagtttaaccTAGGGACCATGCCTGTGATAGCtcttttaaatatgatttaaaatctGCTGGACTCCCattgaagaaggaaaaaaaattgcagtCCTTGGTAATTGCTatcacttttctttctttcctttttagcATCTGAAATTTTGACAGAAAAAGTGAAGCCCAACTAGTTTCCATTTTCAGCATTTGGAGAATTCCAAGTCTTGTGTtcaactattattttatttggatgcattttatatattctttccAATGTTCTTTGAAAAAAAGCACTCAACTTGGAGCAATACAATGCAGGtgatattttgagatttttcatgtttaaaagtAACGGTACAAGTTTTAATAACCAAGAAGCTTGCTTGCGATGAGCCCCGTATTTTGAAGAAACAACCATGGTGAATATCCAGGATTCTATACATTGCTTTATGAAAGCTAATGTTCTTAAAGAATTGGAAAAGAAATCTCAGAAATCTATACAGCATAGTTGAGATGGCAAATTAACGAAGAAAACTAAAAGCACAATCGCATCTTCGACCATCAGTACCTGGGAACTACAAAAAGCAGCAACATTGCATGACTAACTTGGTATTAATAGAGGAAACGTGGTAATATGTAGATAAGTAGAGAAGTTTTTGGTCTGGACACTGCTAGGTGCTAACTATACAGGTATCACATCAACATCTGATGTATCTTCATGTCTCAAAACAATACCGTCAAGGCTAGCTGGAAAGATGCATCTGGGCCATTGCCATCCAGTTGCCAATGGCTCCGGAGGCGGGACTATCATAAGCACATTTTCATTTCTCTGAACAATTCCCATCACGCTAACAGTGCTGCCCTCTTTGATATAACTGCAATAGCCATGGTTGCagtttcatcaaatcaatatttctaAAATACCTAAAAACATTTTGATGGCTATAGATTCTCAACTAATAAAAATCTTGATGGATGCGTTACTATGATATGGCATATAAAAAATTGCTACGATAAACATCTAAAAAGCTTTCTGGTTCAAGCTCTCCCACCTATGGGTATGTAGTGGGATAAAACACTTTGGTGATCTAATTATTAAAGAAGAGACCCTTACCCTTCTTTCAATCTCATTAGACGCTCATCACTCGAAAGATTTCTCTTTCCCAGCCACCTGACAAACTCTGGAGACAGGTCTTTATTTCCAGGGTTAATATCAACAACAAAGGAATCATCAACAAAAGGGGCTACCCTCGTGCCACTGCCAGTTTTGATCAATGCTCTTAAACCAGATTGGAAATcagagatgtagaaatcaacaACATGCGTctgcaaaacaaataaacaaaaaatgtaTATAAAACTTCGAGATAAAAGGTAAGGCCACTTGCTCCAAATGAAGGCATCCATTGATCGttgcaaattttttaaaaagaaaagggaatgtGGTGAACGAGGACAAAGGAAGGGGGCTTTGGTTAGTGAGAGGAATGACAGTTTCAAAGGGGCACACATCCAGATGTTTGCATAAGAACAGTGTAGCCAGCTTGCAGGAAGCTAGAGTTTGTGTGAAAATCTTTACTTGTTTGAGGGAATAGTCTCTTCAATGCTAAATGCTGTAAAGAGGCTTATTCAAaatttccaaggaaaaaaaaaagcagcacagccaaacaaaaacacaaagccATCTTCTCACCTCTGATGATCTCAGTCCCCATGTAAAATGGCGGTGATTAGGGTTGGCTGGTTTTGAACCCCATGCGCGATACTCATATAATCTTGTAGAGGTATAGACACATCTAGGAATTCTTTGGAATGAAGACTCCAAAGGGACATTGCCACAGGTAACCACCTTCACCGATTACAAGACAGAAAAATTCTTATCAATTTCAAAGTATGAATgagaatacaaaaaaacaattcaaatatgATTGATTTCCACTTGAGAAATACCATGCATGCCTTAAAGACACAATTATTAGAAAGGACAATGAACGACAATTAAAGGATTGTTGACTTCAGGAGTAGAGGAGGGAGAAAGAAGACTCAGGGCAATCAGTGGGAACTGGCAAGAATGTAGATCTCAATCTACATTGAATGCAAAAGTAGCATAAAGATATCGAACACACATCCACATAATAAAATGAACAATGAAAGCATCCAGTACATACCCCAGAAACTTTCACATATTGTCCATTTTTTGCAGTTCTGAGATCAGTATCAGGATAATGGCCAATGAACTCTATGATAGATCTACTTCCCCGACACATGTTCCAAACAACTAATGCAGCAACTACGACAAAAAGAACCGCAACAACAACAAGGAGGATGGCGTTGTGAACAGCTCCAAGAATAAACCCACCAGCAAGCAATCCCATCACAAAAATCAGTATCACCAACCATACTACTGTTTTTGGGAAGTTCCTCCTCACAGAATAGTCATCATCCTGACTTAAAGTAGTCACAGCTGGGTTGTTACTAATGGAGGAGCTGTTTAATTTCATTGAACCTGTGGATTCCAAGGGACCAGATACTTTCCGAGGAGCACCGGAAGAATTTAATGGTCCTGAAGAAATAGGTCCAGATGTTATGAGACCGGTTGCTGGCAGGGCTGATGGAATAGATCCGGAATTTTGTCGCGTTACTCCACCAGATTGAGGGCCAGAGGACTTCTTTATGGGTTCCCCATGTTTATTTAGTGGTCCAGAACTCGATTTCTTTAGTGAAGCTGAACCAGGCAAGCCTCCGGAGGGTAGAGGACCCGATGTAGTATAGCCAGCACGAGGAGCAGCATTTGACACCATTGACCCTGAATGTGAAGCAGCCCCTGCAAAAGATCCAGTCCTTGAAGGAGGCCCGGTTATTGGCCCAGATTTCCTAGACTTAGAGCCTTCAGTAGGGATAAACATTTTCCCCAGCTCTCCTGATTTCTTAATATCCCCACCTGTATAAGGCATGGCAGATGAGCTCATTGTTGGAGCCTTTTCTTTTGGCTGCTCAAGTCGACCGGATACGACAAGGCCATTGCCAAGTCGGTGAGATGGGTATCTGGAACCCATGAAGCTTCTGTAATAAAACCCAATAAATCACAAGATGAGCTAGAAAATTGCTGGTCTGATTCTCAATGTCCcactgaaattcaaaaaataataacaacaaagccCTTAGTTCTTTATCAACCACCAAAACAAGCATCACAACCAGCATAAACTTAAAACCTTGTTTGCAATGagataagaatttaattttaagtttttgcactggtaagtgaaaaaaaaaagtgacgaTGCAACAAGACCAAATTCCTTGCAACCCATGCTAGGTATGAATCTGTTCCTGAGTGCATTTCCAGGACAATAAAAGATGCATGAGAAAAATCATGTATTGTATATGATTCTCCAATAGGCATGGAAATTGTACTCCTATTGCgatttataaatcaaatattaactgGTATGTTCATCAATTTTACAGCGTGCAATACTGTTAAGCTCATCAGCAAAAGGTTCCAAATAACAACAAACTTAGAATGCACTCTCCTACACGGTTATTTGGTTTGATGGCGTAGCTCATGAAATCTTGGTCTTGTTCCATTTCTTTCCATACCCTCGTGAAAATTCCAAAACATCGTTTCTTGTTCGGCTGAAAATAGTACAAGCAATGATAACAAGAAGAATACCCGGATCTTAAAGGGGGATAAAAGCAGTAAAACATGATACTCTATCCTACATGTCCACATTGCAGAATCTCGATGCTCAAAACATGTATGAAATGAGCTTCAATCCTATACAACAAGTCAACCCTGGATTCACAAACGGGTAAAAACACTCAAATTGTTAATCTTTCTTAATAATTCCTCCAAACAGTTTCAGACAATTAGTATAAATCTAAAGTTATCCACTTCATGGAAACAATAAGAAATACTCATTTCAACATCTCCAACCAGCCAAGGAGGGCAAAAGACACAGAACAAAAGTATCAATCTTGAAGAACTCAACACGGTCTGAGAAAAGCAGTAAAGGGAAACGGCAAAATGGTAAGAAAAAAGACAGTAGTGTTATGGTAAATACCTGAGGGAAGAAAATGGGAGCGTGGAGGATTTCAAAGAAAAACAGCTGTTGCAGTCACTAGTAGTAGCAGTGGCTGTAGCTATACAAGCAGCACTGACTGAGATCCCATCTCAGTACAAGTCATCATCTTTCTAGAAAtctctgttttttctctcttcctctctcctGAAGGATCAGCAACAACTGGTGGGTGGTCTCTACctgcagaagaagaagacgggaaaaaaaaacccaccaaatTATGAGAGAGAATGGagtaaaaatgaattttttattattaattattagtattagtagcTGAAAACAAACCTCTCACCTTCTTTCCTTGTCTTTCTTGtttactttcttttcctttattctcaagtctccctccctccctctctctctgggGGAGTAGAAACTTGAAGGGTAAGTAGAGCGGCTGTCCCTGTTTAATGTTGTTTAGCAATGGGGATTATTGTATTGATCATGTTGTTGATGGGCAAAAATACGGTTACCTCTAAGGACTTCGGAGAGGGGAAAGTTAAGTTGTTGTCCTCCTCTGTGTGCATCAAGATCGCGATTGGCTGTCCTAGCTATACTTTCAAATTGTTGTCCTAATAATACATCAAGGTTGCTTTGGTTTTAGaataacaattcaaatatataaaataaatattttttttaaaatagttttggaGTGAGACAGGAAATATTACCCGGGAATCattaaaatttctaattaaccTCCACTTTCATATCTTATAGATGGTTTTTTTAGAGTGACACAAGAGATATCTTCTTTCCATATTTATTctctatatcttttttattttgtaacaataatcaaataagaatcataaatatatttaaaaaaattgttttttttaacaattctaGAGTGAGATACCGAACATGTTTTTTCTAtctttgttcatgtttttttctatcttgAGTGACACAAGAGATATCTTCTTTCTATATTTATTctctatatctttttttattttgtaacaataatcaaataagaatcataaatatattaaatttttttctttttttaacaattctAGAGTGAGAtaccaaacatgttttttctatctttgttcatgtttttttctatcttgagataataatcaaatattatctttaaattattaagatttgtaattaatctttattttcatatattaatgATGGATTTCTTAGAGCGAGACAagagacatgttttttttattattttcattgtctatatttttttatctcatggcataatcacataaaaatcacaaaaata is part of the Populus alba chromosome 10, ASM523922v2, whole genome shotgun sequence genome and encodes:
- the LOC118060195 gene encoding uncharacterized protein isoform X2 codes for the protein MESLSRTVFMTNSETYPILNNIPSSSFKLHNTKPTGSLKFAETPHSSSLRLQALARDVSGDADDQGPFTNNGFGFFSDDILSLPQDNIEQSESSEKDAENILKVETPLIVPHGSGTGGGTRAGLFRTPISGGVQSATSAHGLPRPALAVRNLMEQARFAHLCTVMSRMHHRREGYPFGSLVDFAPDPMGHPIFSFSPLAIHTRNLLVDPRCTLVVQIPGWSGLSNARVTIFGDVFPLPEHQQEWAHKQYIAKHQQGPTQQWGNFYYFRLQNISDIYFIGGFGTVAWVDVKEYEALQPDKIAVDGGEQNLKELNAIFSKLLKELLSSDTEVDDAAFISIDSKGTDIRVRQGAQFNIQRLSFEDGHAVETLEEAKAALWKLIDKGQVHSLQK
- the LOC118060195 gene encoding uncharacterized protein isoform X1, with amino-acid sequence MESLSRTVFMTNSETYPILNNIPSSSFKLHNTKPTGSLKFAETPHSSSLRLQALARDVSGDADDQGPFTNNGFGFFSDDILSLPQTITGCIKWLLRLSSDGLSCVMKDNIEQSESSEKDAENILKVETPLIVPHGSGTGGGTRAGLFRTPISGGVQSATSAHGLPRPALAVRNLMEQARFAHLCTVMSRMHHRREGYPFGSLVDFAPDPMGHPIFSFSPLAIHTRNLLVDPRCTLVVQIPGWSGLSNARVTIFGDVFPLPEHQQEWAHKQYIAKHQQGPTQQWGNFYYFRLQNISDIYFIGGFGTVAWVDVKEYEALQPDKIAVDGGEQNLKELNAIFSKLLKELLSSDTEVDDAAFISIDSKGTDIRVRQGAQFNIQRLSFEDGHAVETLEEAKAALWKLIDKGQVHSLQK
- the LOC118060196 gene encoding uncharacterized membrane protein At1g16860 isoform X1; translation: MFYCFYPPLRSGSFMGSRYPSHRLGNGLVVSGRLEQPKEKAPTMSSSAMPYTGGDIKKSGELGKMFIPTEGSKSRKSGPITGPPSRTGSFAGAASHSGSMVSNAAPRAGYTTSGPLPSGGLPGSASLKKSSSGPLNKHGEPIKKSSGPQSGGVTRQNSGSIPSALPATGLITSGPISSGPLNSSGAPRKVSGPLESTGSMKLNSSSISNNPAVTTLSQDDDYSVRRNFPKTVVWLVILIFVMGLLAGGFILGAVHNAILLVVVAVLFVVVAALVVWNMCRGSRSIIEFIGHYPDTDLRTAKNGQYVKVSGVVTCGNVPLESSFQRIPRCVYTSTRLYEYRAWGSKPANPNHRHFTWGLRSSETHVVDFYISDFQSGLRALIKTGSGTRVAPFVDDSFVVDINPGNKDLSPEFVRWLGKRNLSSDERLMRLKEGYIKEGSTVSVMGIVQRNENVLMIVPPPEPLATGWQWPRCIFPASLDGIVLRHEDTSDVDVIPV
- the LOC118060196 gene encoding uncharacterized membrane protein At1g16860 isoform X2 gives rise to the protein MGSRYPSHRLGNGLVVSGRLEQPKEKAPTMSSSAMPYTGGDIKKSGELGKMFIPTEGSKSRKSGPITGPPSRTGSFAGAASHSGSMVSNAAPRAGYTTSGPLPSGGLPGSASLKKSSSGPLNKHGEPIKKSSGPQSGGVTRQNSGSIPSALPATGLITSGPISSGPLNSSGAPRKVSGPLESTGSMKLNSSSISNNPAVTTLSQDDDYSVRRNFPKTVVWLVILIFVMGLLAGGFILGAVHNAILLVVVAVLFVVVAALVVWNMCRGSRSIIEFIGHYPDTDLRTAKNGQYVKVSGVVTCGNVPLESSFQRIPRCVYTSTRLYEYRAWGSKPANPNHRHFTWGLRSSETHVVDFYISDFQSGLRALIKTGSGTRVAPFVDDSFVVDINPGNKDLSPEFVRWLGKRNLSSDERLMRLKEGYIKEGSTVSVMGIVQRNENVLMIVPPPEPLATGWQWPRCIFPASLDGIVLRHEDTSDVDVIPV